A window of the Pungitius pungitius chromosome 3, fPunPun2.1, whole genome shotgun sequence genome harbors these coding sequences:
- the LOC134126998 gene encoding uncharacterized protein LOC134126998, which produces MHGPPTKDCKNEEALHVTTTAKDILAQAGMDLCKWVTNSPDLRAMWKETGVELTGDTESCGNVLKVLGLVWRPERDDFVFDQKGLIDILRDKENTKRSVLQTSARIFDPIGFLTPFTIRVKCLFQEMWERGLSWDEPLPIDLTEKWEQWCMELPLLHLMAIPRWYHIEIQQESHTVKLHVYCDASEKAYSAVAYLQGKNKQGETVTSFVASKSRVAPLKKMTLPRLELMGALIGARLGHSFLKPLNMEKSQLQMWTDSMITLHWIRSSAQRWKPFVANRVTEIQGLTNPETWSHCAGKMNPADLPTRGQHAQSLIESQLWWSGPASLSTAERELDIDDDNVVNEVNTELKSKYQTVVQFTSAEQTVPLLNLERYGRLKTVLRITAWVKRFVTNTRSCQRVQGELTSEELIAAEMYWVKATQERCFSSEMSQLKSKLNVKRDSKIKDLKPFLDENGLLSVGGRLQHSDFSFREQHPWVLPTNHKYSELLVHSCHEKVMHSGVRDTLIQLREHYWILRGRQLVKRIVSSCYICRKLKVKAAKQITAPLPRDRVTESPPFEVTGVDFAGPLYVRSKGQPVKAYITLFTCAVTRAVHLELVSDQTTENFLLALKRFIARRGLCKIIYSDNAKTFKRADKDLKELWQNIKGSKLTEFFTEKGITWKFIAERAAWWGGFWERLVRSVKTCLKKVLGKASLSFEELTTVLTEVEAVLNSRPLSYVHSDVLEPQPLTPSHFLVGKRLTSLPPKTFLSPAQVLTANREELGKRWKYQQRLLTSFWNSWRRDYLLDLKSAHKVDTPTPTALKVGDVVLIGEDNTPRQTWKMGRLVEVFPGRDGLIRSCNVCTSTGSVLRRPVQLLYPLEIG; this is translated from the exons atgcaTGGACCCCCAACCAAAGACTGCAAGAATGAG GAAGCTCTACATgtgacaacaacagcaaaagacATTCTCGCTCAGGCAGGTATGGACCTCTGCAAATGGGTTACCAACTCACCTGACCTGAGAGCCATGTGGAAGGAGACTGGAGTAGAGTTGACTGGAGATACAGAGTCCTGTGGAAACGTGCTCAAAGTGCTAGGACTCGTTTGGAGACCAGAGAgagatgattttgtgtttgatCAAAAGGGACTCATTGACATTTTAcgggacaaagaaaacacaaagagaagtgTTCTACAAACATCGGCTCGCATATTTGACCCCATTGGGTTTCTCACTCCCTTTACTATCAGAGTGAAGTGCCTATTCCAAGAAATGTGGGAGAGAGGGCTCAGTTGGGATGAACCATTACCCATTGATTTGACTGAAAAATGGGAACAGTGGTGTATGGAGCTACCACTGCTCCACCTGATGGCTATTCCCAGGTGGTACCACATTGAGATCCAGCAAGAGTCACACACGGTGAAGTTGCATGTCTACTGTGACGCAAGTGAAAAGGCTTACAGTGCTGTGGCATATCtacaaggaaaaaacaaacaaggagagaCTGTTACAAGCTTTGTGGCCTCTAAGTCGCGAGTCGCACCcctaaagaaaatgacattacCTCGCCTGGAGCTTATGGGTGCACTTATTGGAGCAAGATTAGGACACAGTTTTCTCAAACCACTGAACATGGAGAAGAGCCAACTTCAAATGTGGACGGACTCGATGATCACTCTTCACTGGATCCGCAGCTCTGCCCAGCGGTGGAAGCCCTTTGTGGCCAACAGAGTGACTGAAATACAAGGGCTCACAAACCCGGAGACGTGGTCCCACTGTGCTGGTAAAATGAATCCTGCTGACTTACCTACACGAGGTCAGCATGCACAGAGTCTTATTGAGAGCCAGTTGTGGTGGAGCGGACCAGCTTCACTGTCCACAGCTGAAAGGGAGCTGGACATTGATGATGACAATGTGGTGAATGAGGTAAACACTGAACTGAAATCTAAGTATCAGACTGTTGTACAATTCACTAGCGCTGAACAAACGGTACCTCTGTTGAACTTAGAAAGGTACGGCAGGCTTAAGACTGTGTTAAGAATCACTGCATGGGTAAAACGCTTTGTAACTAACACAAGGTCTTGTCAAAGGGTTCAGGGAGAGTTAACCTCAGAAGAGCTGATTGCAGCTGAAATGTACTGGGTAAAGGCTACGCAAGAGCGCTGTTTTAGCTCTGAAATGTCCCAGCTAAAGTCAAAACTAAATGTGAAAAGAGACTCTAAAATCAAAGACTTGAAACCATTCTTAGATGAAAATGGTCTGCTAAGTGTTGGGGGAAGACTACAGCACTCTGATTTTAGTTTCAGAGAACAGCACCCCTGGGTACTACCAACAAATCACAAGTACTCTGAGCTATTGGTTCATTCATGTCATGAAAAGGTGATGCATTCTGGTGTACGAGATACACTGATTCAACTCAGAGAACATTACTGGATTTTGAGAGGGAGACAGCTTGTAAAACGCATTGTTTCAAGTTGTTACATTTGCAGAAAACTTAAGGTTAAAGCAGCAAAGCAGATTACCGCTCCTTTACCTCGAGATAGAGTAACTGAGTCACCTCCTTTTGAAGTTACAGGTGTAGATTTTGCAGGACCCTTGTATGTTAGATCTAAGGGGCAACCAGTAAAGGCATACATCACGCTGTTTACATGTGCAGTAACGAGAGCAGTACATTTGGAGTTGGTTTCAGATCAGACTACAGAGAACTTTCTATTAGCCTTAAAGCGATTCATTGCAAGACGAGGGCTATGTAAGATCATTTACTCTGATAATGCGAAAACATTCAAAAGAGCAGACAAAGATTTAAAGGAGTTATGGCAAAACATTAAAGGTTCAAAGCTCACAGAGTTTTTTACTGAGAAAGGGATCACCTGGAAGTTCATTGCTGAGCGGGCTGCCTGGTGGGGGGGCTTCTGGGAAAGGCTTGTGAGATCTGTTAAAACATGCTTAAAGAAGGTACTGGGAAAAGCCTCTTTGAGCTTTGAGGAACTCACAACTGTACTTACTGAGGTTGAGGCAGTGTTGAATTCTAGGCCTCTGTCGTATGTACATAGTGATGTATTAGAGCCCCAGCCACTTACCCCTTCACACTTCCTGGTTGGTAAACGCTTGACTTCCTTGCCACCAAAGacttttctttctccagctcAGGTGCTCACAGCAAACCGTGAGGAGCTTGGTAAAAGGTGGAAATACCAGCAGAGACTTTTGACCAGCTTTTGGAACAGCTGGCGCAGAGACTATCTATTGGACTTGAAATCCGCTCACAAAGTGGACACTCCTACTCCAACAGCACTTAAAGTAGGAGATGTTGTTCTCATTGGGGAGGACAACACACCCAGACAGACATGGAAGATGGGTAGACTCGTAGAGGTCTTTCCAGGCAGAGATGGCCTCATACGTTCATGTAATGTTTGCACTTCTACAGGCAGCGTGTTAAGAAGGCCTGTTCAGTTACTATACCCATTAGAAATAGGTTAA
- the LOC119213069 gene encoding beta-1,3-galactosyltransferase 1-like: MPSKVSCLYLLTVVCWASALWYLSVSRPSNSYVGQPTIPVRRAHKAGKNGTFSNVRTRSLNPHDFGYLVNEAKKCEAEAPFLVILISTTHKEFDARQAIRETWGDESTLPDVRVVTLFLLGRSTDAVLNQMVEQESQIFHDVVVEDFVDSYHNLTLKTLMGMRWVATFCPKAQYVLKTDSDIFVNMENLIFNLLKPTTKPRRRYFTGYVINGGPIRDMRSKWYMPRDLYPESKYPPFCSGTGYVFSADVAELVYQTSLHTRLLHLEDVYVGVCLRKLGIHPFQNSGFNHWKMAYSLCRYRRVVTVHQISPEEMHRIWNDMTSKKHLKC; this comes from the coding sequence ATGCCTTCGAAGGTCTCCTGCCTCTACCTGCTGACCGTGGTGTGCTGGGCCAGCGCTCTGTGGTACCTGAGTGTGTCCCGCCCCTCCAACTCCTACGTGGGCCAGCCGACCATCCCTGTGCGCCGGGCGCACAAGGCGGGCAAGAACGGCACCTTCAGCAACGTCCGCACGCGCTCACTCAACCCGCACGACTTTGGCTACCTCGTCAACGAGGCCAAGAAGTGCGAGGCGGAGGCGCCCTTCCTCGTCATCCTCATCAGCACCACCCACAAGGAGTTTGACGCCCGGCAGGCCATCCGCGAGACCTGGGGCGACGAGAGCACGCTGCCGGACGTGCGAGTGGTCACGCTCTTCCTGCTGGGCCGCAGCACCGACGCCGTCCTCAACCAGATGGTGGAGCAGGAGAGCCAGATCTTCCACGACGTGGTGGTGGAGGACTTTGTGGACTCGTACCACAACCTGACGCTCAAGACGCTGATGGGCATGCGCTGGGTGGCCACGTTCTGCCCCAAGGCCCAGTACGTCCTCAAGACGGACAGCGACATCTTCGTCAACATGGAGAACCTTATCTTCAACCTCTTGAAGCCCACCACCAAGCCCAGGAGGCGCTACTTCACCGGCTACGTCATCAACGGCGGGCCGATCAGGGACATGCGAAGCAAGTGGTACATGCCGAGGGATCTGTACCCCGAGAGCAAGTACCCGCCCTTCTGCTCCGGCACCGGCTACGTGTTCtcggccgacgtggccgagctCGTGTACCAGACGTCGCTGCACACGCGGCTGCTGCACCTGGAGGACGTGTACGTGGGCGTGTGCCTCCGCAAGCTGGGCATCCACCCGTTCCAGAACAGCGGCTTCAACCACTGGAAGATGGCCTACAGCCTGTGCCGCTACCGCCGCGTGGTCACCGTCCACCAGATCTCGCCGGAGGAGATGCACCGCATCTGGAACGACATGACCAGCAAGAAGCACCTCAAGTGTTAG